The following proteins are co-located in the Mus caroli chromosome 7, CAROLI_EIJ_v1.1, whole genome shotgun sequence genome:
- the Saal1 gene encoding protein SAAL1, with protein sequence MDRNPSPPPPSCGPEDEEDLGGGDRIGSTVYSKHWLFGVLSGLIQIVTPESGTSGSADEEEQAGLAEEMENEICRVWDMSMDEDVALFLQEFKAPDIFMGVLAKSPCPRLREICVGILGNMACFREICESISKNEDHGQVLLQCLCDSDPPTLLETCRLLLTCLSQTEVASVWVRRIREHPSVYANVCFIMSSSTNVDLLVKVGEVVDKLFDLDEKLMLEWIRKGATRLPGQPQEDSEEQPVFSIVPCVLEAAKQVRSENLEGLDVYMRILQLLTTVDDGVQAIVQCPDTGNDTWRLLFDLVCHEFCQPDDPPVTLQEQKTVLASVFSVLSAISASRAEQEHLKIEEGDLPLIDSLIRVLQNMEHCQKKPENPSESDKEEPTICGPTQDDFHMKILKDISCEFLSNIFQVLTKEKVAQGLKEGQLSKQKCSCAFQSLLPLYSPAVEDFVKVVREVDEALADDLEGSFPSVKAQT encoded by the exons ATGGATCGAAACCCGTCTCCTCCGCCGCCTAGCTGTGGTCCGGAGGATGAAGAGGACCTGGGTGGGGGAGACCGCATCGGGAGCACGGTCTACAGCAAGCACTGGCTCTTCGGCGTCCTCAGCGGGCTCATCCAG ATTGTCACACCTGAAAGTGGCACATCTGGCTCAGCTGATGAGGAAGAACAGGCAGGTCTTGCTGAAGAAATGGAGAATGAGATTTGCAGAGTCTGGGATATGTCCATGGACGAG GATGTGGCTTTATTTCTCCAAGAATTTAAGGCTCCTGACATATTCATGGGCGTGCTGGCCAAATCCCCATGTCCCCGATTAAGA GAAATCTGTGTGGGAATTTTAGGGAATATGGCTTGTTTCCGGGAGATATGCGAGTCCATCAGCAAGAACGAGGATCATGG GCAGGTGCTGCTGCAGTGTTTGTGTGACTCAGACCCACCCACCCTGCTGGAAACCTGCAG GTTGTTGCTTACTTGCCTTTCCCAGACAGAAGTGGCCAGTGTCTGGGTTAGAAGGATCCGGGAACACCCATCTGTCTACGCTAACGTTTGCTTCATCATGTCTAGTTCAACAAACG TTGACTTGCTGGTGAAGGTCGGGGAGGTCGTGGACAAACTCTTTGACTTAGATGAAAAACTCATGTTGGAATGGATTAGAAAGGGGGCTACCCGGCTTCCAGGCCAACCCCAGGAGgactctgaagagcagccagtgttttccATTGTACCCTGTGTGCTGGAAGCTGCCAAACAAGTGCG CTCTGAAAACCTGGAGGGGCTGGATGTTTACATGCGCATCTTACAGCTGCTCACCACGGTGGATGACGGCGTGCAAGCCATCG tgcaGTGTCCTGATACTGGAAATGACACGTGGCGTTTACTCTTTGACCTGGTGTGCCATGAATTCTGCCAGCCTGATGACCCGCCCGTCACACTACAGGAACAGAAGACAGTGCTAGCGTCTGTCTTCTCAGTGCTGTCGGCCATCAGTGCCTCACGGGCTGAACAGGAGCACCTGAAGATAGAAGAAG GGGATCTTCCTCTAATTGACAGCCTAATTCGGGTATTACAAAATATGGAGCATTGTCAGAAGAAACCAGAGAACCCCTCAGAGTCTGATAAAGAAGAGCCTACGATCTGTGGTCCCACCCAAGACGACTTCCATATGAAGATCTTGAAGGACATTTCATGTGAATTCCTTTCTAATATTTTTCAGGTGTTAACAAAG GAAAAGGTGGCTCAGGGACTGAAGGAGGGCCAGTTAAGTAAGCAGAAGTGCTCCTGCGCCTTTCAGAGCCTCCTGCCCCTCTACAGCCCTGCA GTGGAAGACTTCGTTAAAGTCGTACGTGAGGTCGATGAGGCTCTTGCTGATGACCTAGAAGGCAGCTTCCCAAGTGTGAAGGCACAGACTTGA
- the LOC110297773 gene encoding serum amyloid A-3 protein, which produces MKPSIAIILCILILGVDSQRWVQFMKEAGQGSRDMWRAYSDMKKANWKNSDKYFHARGNYDAARRGPGGAWAAKVISDAREGIQKFMGHGAEDSRADQFANKWGRSGKDPNHFRPAGLPKKY; this is translated from the exons ATGAAGCCTTCCATTGCCATCATTCTTTGCATCTTGATCCTGGGAGTTGACAGCCAAAGATGGGTCCAGTTCATGAAAGAAGCTGGCCAAG GGTCTAGAGACATGTGGCGAGCCTACTCTGACATGAAGAAAGCTAACTGGAAAAACTCAGACAAATACTTCCATGCTCGGGGGAACTATGATGCTGCCCGGAGGGGTCCCGGGGGAGCCTGGGCTGCTAAAGTCATCAG TGATGCCAGAGAGGGTATTCAGAAGTTCATGGGACATGGAGCAGAGGACTCAAGAGCTGACCAGTTTGCCAACAAGTGGGGCCGGAGTGGCAAAGACCCCAACCACTTCCGACCTGCTGGCCTGCCTAAAAAATACTga